The following coding sequences lie in one Thermovirga sp. genomic window:
- a CDS encoding coproporphyrinogen III oxidase family protein — SLYVHIPFCQSKCPYCAFYSIRPGRGDLSGFLEALKGEITLFSGERRPWVRTAYIGGGTPTVLLPAHWKRLISILEEGFSFLPGAEVTVEANPGSLAMEHLSLWKDWRVSRVSLGVQSLQDEDLLVTGRIHDRRQALDSMAQVRRAGLSLSTDLLFGLPGQELGGWADTLKVILSEGTEHISVYELTLESDSTWGRQPPQNLAGGYPFYRWAQYYLEKKGLLQYEIASFAKPRRWCRHNVAYWTGGEFLGLGPSAWSYRGSVRTGNVPDLGRYCSMIAKGLRPTCFSERLEGERQASELAILALRTRWGIVLRKYRRRWGDQMLQGLQDSLEEIPRSFFRNAPGRIALNKRGMRVGNAIWEKLVP, encoded by the coding sequence TTCTCTTTACGTTCACATTCCTTTCTGCCAAAGTAAATGTCCCTACTGCGCTTTTTACAGCATAAGGCCGGGCCGGGGTGATTTGTCGGGTTTTCTGGAAGCACTGAAGGGCGAAATAACCCTTTTCTCCGGGGAGCGCCGTCCCTGGGTTCGGACAGCTTATATTGGAGGAGGGACTCCCACGGTCCTGCTACCTGCCCACTGGAAGAGGCTGATTTCCATCCTGGAAGAGGGTTTTTCCTTTCTGCCTGGCGCTGAAGTGACCGTGGAAGCCAACCCTGGCTCCCTTGCGATGGAGCACCTTTCCCTTTGGAAGGATTGGAGGGTTTCCAGGGTCAGCCTGGGTGTCCAGAGCCTCCAGGACGAGGACCTCCTGGTAACAGGAAGGATCCATGACAGAAGGCAGGCCCTTGACTCCATGGCACAGGTCAGAAGAGCGGGTCTTTCCCTTTCGACGGATCTCCTCTTTGGGCTGCCCGGGCAGGAACTCGGGGGTTGGGCTGATACACTCAAGGTGATACTCTCTGAGGGGACCGAGCACATCTCAGTCTACGAACTAACCCTCGAGAGTGACTCGACCTGGGGCAGGCAACCCCCGCAAAACCTCGCCGGAGGTTATCCCTTTTACCGATGGGCCCAGTACTACCTGGAAAAAAAGGGTTTGCTCCAATACGAAATAGCCAGTTTCGCCAAGCCCCGAAGATGGTGCAGGCATAACGTGGCCTACTGGACCGGGGGTGAGTTCCTGGGGTTGGGGCCTTCGGCCTGGAGCTATAGAGGGTCCGTAAGGACCGGTAATGTACCGGATCTTGGGCGTTACTGCTCGATGATCGCCAAAGGACTAAGGCCAACCTGTTTTTCAGAGAGGCTGGAAGGTGAAAGACAGGCCTCCGAATTGGCGATCTTGGCCCTGAGGACCCGTTGGGGCATTGTGCTCCGGAAATACCGACGCAGGTGGGGCGACCAAATGCTACAAGGTCTGCAGGATTCCCTAGAAGAGATTCCCCGATCCTTTTTCAGAAACGCCCCCGGAAGGATCGCCCTGAACAAACGGGGCATGAGGGTGGGAAATGCCATCTGGGAGAAACTGGTGCCATGA